In Deltaproteobacteria bacterium PRO3, a genomic segment contains:
- a CDS encoding alpha/beta hydrolase yields MGSKTPAIRFRKGLYAILALGAFLSLACLAQCRCPRGKSMNLIFPGADRHPEAPRFGTPLNLSLASGRSLYLLIDKEIDPAQAKAVVLYFHGNAELVEDLDYVLPFFRREAWVTVLVEFPGFGHHPGKPGEAAFYQTALDAYDQVTREIFPGLPVIAAGWSLGTPVATYLAAKRETAHLVLISGMTSMLEVAQGLYPMTPDLFFKDAVFDTREFWPQVREPVTLIHGDEDELVPVSMSRDMKKFWGEQARLVEVPEAGHNDIYLRGAEAIRRELERIAASVNRRGPS; encoded by the coding sequence ATGGGAAGCAAAACGCCAGCGATTCGTTTTCGGAAAGGCTTATATGCGATATTGGCCCTTGGCGCCTTCCTCTCCCTTGCCTGCCTGGCCCAATGCCGCTGCCCGCGAGGTAAATCTATGAATCTCATCTTCCCCGGCGCCGACCGCCACCCCGAGGCCCCGCGCTTCGGGACCCCCTTGAACTTGAGCCTGGCGAGCGGCCGCTCGCTCTATCTCTTGATCGACAAGGAGATCGACCCCGCCCAGGCCAAGGCCGTGGTTCTCTATTTTCACGGCAATGCCGAGCTGGTCGAGGATCTCGACTACGTCCTGCCCTTCTTCCGCCGCGAGGCCTGGGTCACGGTGCTGGTGGAATTTCCCGGCTTCGGCCACCACCCCGGCAAGCCCGGCGAGGCGGCCTTCTACCAAACCGCCCTCGACGCCTACGACCAGGTGACGCGGGAAATATTCCCCGGCCTGCCGGTGATCGCGGCGGGCTGGTCCCTGGGGACGCCGGTGGCGACCTACCTGGCCGCCAAACGGGAGACGGCCCATTTGGTGTTGATTTCGGGGATGACCTCGATGCTGGAGGTGGCGCAGGGGCTCTATCCGATGACGCCGGACCTCTTCTTCAAGGACGCGGTCTTCGACACCCGGGAGTTCTGGCCTCAGGTCCGCGAACCGGTCACCCTGATCCACGGCGACGAGGACGAGTTGGTGCCGGTGTCAATGAGCCGGGACATGAAGAAATTCTGGGGCGAACAGGCGCGGCTGGTGGAGGTGCCGGAGGCGGGGCACAACGACATCTATTTGCGGGGCGCCGAGGCGATCAGGCGGGAATTGGAGCGGATCGCCGCCTCCGTGAATCGCCGCGGTCCTTCGTGA
- a CDS encoding superoxide dismutase, with protein sequence MKPNAAYRPKSFPLSGLRGISDKTLETHFKLYEGYVKQTNELNEKISGLLRRGRVDQDKFPDYSELKRRLGFEYNGMVLHEYYFENLKRDAGGDPKKSSAFYRRATASFGDYETWKADFVGIGKMRGVGWAICYEDPASGRLSNHWVSLHETGNIAGFSPILVMDVWEHAFLFDYKPAERGKYIEAFFANIRWDAVDKRLGRAKGR encoded by the coding sequence ATGAAGCCCAACGCCGCCTATCGTCCCAAGTCCTTTCCCCTCAGCGGGCTGAGAGGCATCTCGGACAAGACGCTCGAGACCCACTTCAAGCTCTACGAGGGCTACGTGAAACAGACCAACGAGCTGAACGAAAAGATCTCCGGGCTCCTCCGCCGCGGCCGCGTCGACCAGGACAAATTCCCCGACTATTCCGAGCTGAAACGACGGCTGGGCTTCGAGTACAACGGCATGGTCCTGCACGAGTATTACTTCGAAAACCTCAAACGGGACGCCGGGGGCGACCCAAAGAAGTCCTCGGCCTTTTACCGCCGCGCCACCGCCTCCTTCGGCGATTACGAGACCTGGAAGGCGGATTTCGTCGGCATCGGCAAGATGCGGGGCGTCGGCTGGGCGATCTGCTACGAGGACCCGGCGAGCGGCCGCCTGTCGAACCATTGGGTCAGCCTCCACGAGACGGGCAACATCGCCGGTTTTAGCCCCATCCTCGTGATGGACGTCTGGGAGCACGCCTTCCTCTTCGACTACAAGCCCGCCGAAAGGGGGAAATACATCGAGGCCTTCTTCGCCAATATTCGTTGGGACGCGGTCGATAAGCGCCTGGGCCGCGCCAAGGGGAGATAA
- a CDS encoding SUF system NifU family Fe-S cluster assembly protein has translation MSELSELYQEVILDHNKQPRNYKKLEGANRHAEGYNPLCGDQITVYLKMDGDKIDDVSFVGSGCAISKASSSMMTGAVKGKSKIEAEQIFEKFHQMVTGKPHGPVPEGLGKLAVFSGVCEFPSRVKCASLAWHTLRAAMEGKDETVSTEAEEAGDEQHHPHR, from the coding sequence ATGTCGGAACTCTCAGAACTCTACCAAGAGGTCATCCTCGACCACAACAAGCAGCCCCGCAACTACAAGAAGTTGGAGGGCGCCAACCGCCACGCCGAGGGCTACAACCCGCTCTGCGGCGACCAGATCACCGTCTACCTCAAGATGGACGGCGACAAGATCGACGACGTCTCCTTCGTCGGCTCGGGCTGCGCGATCTCGAAGGCCTCCAGCTCGATGATGACGGGCGCGGTGAAGGGAAAGTCCAAGATCGAGGCCGAGCAGATTTTCGAAAAATTCCACCAGATGGTCACCGGGAAGCCGCACGGCCCCGTCCCCGAGGGCTTGGGCAAGCTCGCGGTCTTCTCCGGCGTCTGCGAATTTCCCTCCCGCGTCAAGTGCGCGAGCCTCGCCTGGCACACCCTGCGCGCGGCGATGGAGGGGAAGGACGAGACCGTCTCGACCGAAGCGGAGGAGGCCGGCGATGAGCAGCACCACCCCCATCGATAA
- a CDS encoding Rrf2 family transcriptional regulator, whose protein sequence is MLHFNKKTEYALLAIEHMIRKEGQALPVTSTREISQSCHIPYPLLAKVMQRLAAHGVIRAFQGTKGGYVLAKPPGDITVAHVVEIFDGPFAVAECFNGEKITCPQWDGCLIKGPFYELNYKIYNLLAQTTVADLASKQAKPALQESL, encoded by the coding sequence GTGCTGCATTTTAACAAAAAAACCGAATACGCCCTGCTCGCCATCGAGCACATGATCCGCAAGGAAGGGCAGGCCCTGCCCGTTACCAGCACCCGAGAGATCTCCCAGTCCTGCCACATCCCCTATCCCCTCTTGGCGAAGGTGATGCAGCGCCTCGCCGCCCACGGCGTGATCCGGGCCTTCCAGGGGACCAAGGGCGGCTACGTCCTGGCTAAGCCGCCCGGGGACATCACGGTGGCCCATGTCGTCGAGATCTTCGACGGGCCCTTCGCGGTGGCCGAGTGCTTCAACGGCGAGAAGATCACCTGCCCGCAATGGGACGGCTGCCTGATCAAGGGGCCCTTTTACGAATTGAACTACAAGATCTACAACCTGCTGGCCCAGACCACGGTCGCCGACCTGGCCAGCAAGCAGGCCAAGCCGGCCCTGCAGGAGTCGCTATGA
- a CDS encoding MEKHLA domain-containing protein yields MGGRRIARFPVNLETLLDSYRRWFGEELVDREGGPEAWRERLDAAPFAVVAHGLGPDPVLNYGNRKALELWEMDWEEFTRTPSRLTAEEPNREERARLLARVTEHGFIDDYSGVRVSKGGRRFRISGARVWNLLDASGAYCGQAAAFGSWVYLEAAPTSASTSPP; encoded by the coding sequence TTGGGTGGTCGTCGAATCGCGAGGTTCCCTGTGAACCTCGAGACCCTGCTCGACAGCTACCGGCGCTGGTTCGGCGAGGAACTGGTCGATAGGGAGGGCGGTCCCGAGGCCTGGCGGGAGCGCCTCGACGCGGCCCCCTTCGCGGTGGTGGCCCACGGCTTGGGGCCGGACCCCGTCCTGAATTACGGCAACCGCAAGGCTTTGGAGCTTTGGGAGATGGACTGGGAAGAATTCACCCGCACCCCCTCGCGGCTCACCGCCGAGGAGCCCAATCGCGAGGAGCGCGCCCGCCTGCTCGCCCGGGTTACCGAACACGGTTTCATCGACGACTACTCCGGCGTTCGCGTTTCGAAGGGCGGACGGCGGTTTCGCATCTCTGGGGCGCGGGTTTGGAACCTGCTCGACGCCTCCGGCGCATATTGCGGCCAAGCCGCGGCCTTCGGTTCCTGGGTCTATCTCGAGGCCGCGCCTACTTCAGCGAGTACTTCACCGCCATGA
- a CDS encoding cysteine desulfurase — MSQAATQPIVAPAAPALGWDVHRIRKDFPILATSVQGKPLVYLDNAATSQKPQLVIDRVQRYYERENANIHRGVHVLSEKATEEYEHARSKIQHFLNAREAREIVFVRGATEAINLVAMTYGLKNFKAGDEILISNLEHHSNIVPWQMLCERTGAVLKVIPINDAGELLLDEFEKLLSEKTKILAVNHVSNGLGTINPIKWMIDKAHAKGVPVLIDGAQSVPHLKVDVQALDCDFFVFSGHKLFGPTGIGVLYAKAALLEKMPPYQGGGDMISAVTFEKTTYNVIPYKFEAGTPNIAGTIGLGAAVDYLNSICFGGAAAYEHTLLEYGTGLLQEIPSLRLVGTAKEKASVLSFVMEDIHPHDIGTVLDLEGVAIRTGHHCNMPLMKRLGLPATARASMAFYNTKEELDVLARALRKVKSVFG, encoded by the coding sequence ATGAGCCAGGCCGCGACCCAACCGATCGTCGCCCCCGCGGCCCCGGCCCTGGGCTGGGACGTCCATCGGATCCGCAAGGACTTTCCGATCCTGGCCACCAGCGTCCAGGGCAAGCCGCTCGTCTACCTCGACAACGCGGCCACCAGCCAAAAGCCCCAGCTCGTCATCGACCGCGTCCAGCGCTACTACGAGCGGGAGAACGCCAACATCCACCGCGGCGTCCACGTGCTGAGCGAGAAGGCCACCGAGGAGTACGAGCACGCCCGCAGCAAGATCCAGCACTTCCTCAACGCGCGCGAGGCGCGCGAGATCGTTTTCGTGCGCGGCGCCACCGAGGCGATCAACCTGGTCGCGATGACCTACGGACTGAAAAATTTCAAGGCCGGCGACGAGATCCTGATCAGCAACCTCGAGCATCACTCCAACATCGTGCCCTGGCAGATGCTCTGCGAGCGGACCGGCGCCGTGTTGAAAGTCATACCCATCAACGACGCGGGCGAGCTGCTGCTCGACGAGTTCGAAAAGCTGCTCTCCGAGAAGACCAAGATCCTCGCCGTCAACCACGTCTCGAACGGCCTCGGCACGATCAACCCGATTAAGTGGATGATCGACAAGGCCCACGCGAAGGGCGTGCCGGTCCTGATCGACGGTGCCCAGTCGGTGCCGCACCTCAAGGTCGACGTGCAGGCCCTGGACTGCGACTTCTTCGTCTTCTCCGGGCACAAGCTCTTCGGTCCCACCGGGATCGGCGTGCTCTACGCCAAGGCGGCCCTGCTCGAGAAGATGCCGCCCTACCAGGGCGGCGGCGACATGATCAGCGCGGTGACCTTCGAGAAGACGACCTACAACGTGATTCCCTACAAGTTCGAGGCGGGCACGCCCAACATCGCCGGGACCATCGGGCTGGGCGCGGCGGTGGATTACCTGAACAGCATCTGCTTCGGCGGCGCGGCCGCCTACGAGCATACGCTCCTCGAGTACGGCACCGGCCTGCTTCAAGAGATCCCCAGCCTGCGCTTGGTCGGGACGGCGAAGGAGAAGGCGAGCGTCCTGTCCTTCGTGATGGAGGATATCCATCCCCACGACATCGGGACGGTCTTGGATTTGGAAGGTGTCGCGATCCGCACGGGGCATCACTGCAACATGCCCTTGATGAAGCGCCTGGGCCTGCCGGCGACGGCCCGCGCCTCGATGGCCTTTTACAATACGAAGGAAGAATTGGACGTCCTCGCGCGGGCCCTGCGCAAGGTGAAGTCCGTATTCGGGTAA
- the sufC gene encoding Fe-S cluster assembly ATPase SufC, with protein MLEIKNLHAKVEDKEILKGINLTVNAGEVHAIMGPNGSGKSTLANVLAGRDNYEVTSGEVRYEGKNLLDLDVEERARAGIFLAFQYPIEIPGVTNAHFLKTALNAVRKHRGLEELDAMDFLALVKEKMKLLQMDPGFLNRGVNEGFSGGEKKRNEILQMAMLDPKLGLLDETDSGLDIDSLKIVANGVNALRSPNRAFVLVTHYQRLLDYIEPDFVHVLSGGKILTSGDKELAKHLEERGYGWVVGKDAKAVGA; from the coding sequence TTGCTCGAAATCAAAAACCTCCACGCCAAGGTCGAGGACAAGGAGATCCTCAAGGGGATCAACCTCACGGTCAACGCCGGCGAGGTGCACGCGATCATGGGCCCCAACGGCTCGGGCAAGAGCACCCTGGCCAACGTCCTCGCCGGGCGCGACAACTACGAGGTGACCTCCGGGGAGGTGCGCTATGAAGGCAAGAACCTGCTCGACCTCGACGTCGAAGAACGCGCCCGCGCCGGGATCTTCCTGGCCTTCCAGTACCCCATCGAGATCCCCGGCGTCACCAACGCCCACTTCCTCAAGACGGCGCTCAACGCCGTGCGCAAGCATCGCGGCCTCGAAGAGCTGGATGCGATGGACTTTCTCGCGCTCGTCAAGGAGAAGATGAAGCTCCTGCAGATGGATCCGGGCTTCCTCAACCGCGGCGTCAACGAGGGCTTCTCGGGCGGCGAGAAGAAGCGCAACGAAATTTTGCAGATGGCCATGCTCGACCCCAAGCTCGGCCTGCTCGACGAGACCGACTCGGGCCTCGACATCGACTCGCTCAAGATCGTCGCCAACGGCGTGAATGCCCTGCGCAGCCCGAATCGCGCCTTCGTCCTGGTCACGCACTACCAGCGGCTTCTGGATTACATCGAACCGGACTTCGTCCACGTCCTCTCCGGGGGCAAGATCCTCACCTCCGGCGACAAAGAGCTGGCCAAGCACCTCGAAGAGCGCGGCTACGGCTGGGTCGTGGGCAAGGATGCCAAGGCGGTGGGGGCCTAA
- a CDS encoding Rieske (2Fe-2S) protein, which translates to MLFSKAMDKKTPDKDPQSDILIGHGAFGVDYVPKKLRARVEGGRVYAGKKGEIPSGKAKAIPLDRFTIALFRVDDEYYAIKDACPHADYPLSKSQLVSRYTVMCTSHNWQFDIRDGHCVKIGHCGHATPDLTVRSFPVEAEGEDLWVVVESRGSL; encoded by the coding sequence ATGCTTTTCTCAAAGGCTATGGATAAGAAGACCCCCGATAAAGACCCGCAGAGCGACATCCTGATCGGCCACGGCGCCTTCGGCGTGGACTACGTGCCGAAAAAGCTCCGGGCCCGCGTCGAGGGCGGACGGGTCTACGCCGGCAAGAAGGGCGAGATCCCCTCGGGCAAGGCCAAGGCGATCCCGCTGGACCGCTTCACCATCGCCCTGTTCCGGGTCGACGACGAGTATTACGCGATCAAAGACGCCTGCCCGCACGCCGATTACCCGCTCTCCAAATCGCAGCTCGTCTCGCGTTACACGGTGATGTGCACCTCGCACAACTGGCAATTCGACATCCGCGACGGGCATTGCGTGAAGATCGGTCACTGCGGCCACGCCACCCCGGACCTGACGGTCCGCAGCTTCCCCGTGGAGGCCGAGGGGGAGGACCTTTGGGTGGTCGTCGAATCGCGAGGTTCCCTGTGA
- a CDS encoding SUF system Fe-S cluster assembly protein, with product MSSTTPIDKTVLEQKVLDVLATCYDPEIPVNIYELGLIYKIDIDDNKNVGIQMTLTSPMCPVAGSLPGEVQSKIQAIEGIGEVKVDLVWEPPWGPDRMSEAAKLQLNVPL from the coding sequence ATGAGCAGCACCACCCCCATCGATAAGACCGTTTTAGAGCAGAAGGTCCTGGACGTCCTCGCCACCTGCTACGACCCGGAGATCCCGGTCAATATCTACGAGCTGGGCCTGATCTACAAGATCGACATCGACGACAACAAGAACGTGGGGATCCAGATGACGCTGACCTCCCCCATGTGCCCCGTGGCCGGATCCCTGCCCGGCGAGGTGCAGTCGAAGATCCAGGCGATCGAGGGGATCGGCGAGGTCAAGGTCGACTTGGTGTGGGAGCCGCCCTGGGGCCCCGACCGGATGTCGGAGGCGGCGAAGCTTCAACTCAACGTGCCCCTCTAG
- the sufB gene encoding Fe-S cluster assembly protein SufB, protein MSETNQALEEITGQEYKYGFVTAIDEDRIPKGLNEDIVRLISAKKNEPEFMLEWRLRAYRHWLTMQEPTWQNVRYPKIDYNDIYYYSAPKQKVKPKSLDEVDPEIRETFNKLGISLAEQERLTGVAVDAVFDSVSVGTTFKGKLKEMGIIFCSFSEAVLEHPDLVKKYLGSVVPYSDNYFATLNSAVFSDGSFVYIPKGVRCPMELSTYFRINASETGQFERTLIVADEGSYVSYLEGCTAPMRDENQLHAAVVELVALGDAQIKYSTVQNWYPGDKEGKGGIYNFVTKRGKCAGKNSKISWTQVETGSAITWKYPSCILQGDNSVGEFYSVAVTNNYQQADTGTKMIHIGKNTRSTIVSKGISAGHGQNTYRGLVKINKGAEGARNYSQCDSLLMGDKCGAHTFPYIEIKNSSAQMEHEATTSKIGEDQLFYCKQRGISEEDAVNMIVNGFCKQVFKELPMEFAVEAQKLLSVSLEGSVG, encoded by the coding sequence ATGAGCGAGACCAACCAGGCCCTCGAGGAAATCACGGGGCAGGAATACAAGTACGGCTTCGTCACGGCCATCGACGAGGATCGCATCCCGAAGGGGCTGAACGAGGACATCGTCCGCCTGATCTCCGCCAAAAAGAACGAGCCCGAATTCATGCTCGAATGGCGGCTCCGCGCCTATCGCCATTGGCTGACCATGCAGGAGCCCACCTGGCAGAACGTGCGCTACCCGAAGATCGACTACAACGACATCTACTACTACTCCGCGCCCAAGCAGAAGGTGAAGCCGAAGAGCCTCGACGAGGTCGACCCCGAGATCCGCGAGACCTTCAACAAGCTGGGCATCTCGCTCGCCGAGCAGGAGCGCCTGACCGGGGTCGCGGTCGACGCGGTCTTCGACTCGGTTTCGGTCGGCACCACCTTCAAGGGCAAGCTCAAAGAGATGGGGATCATCTTCTGCTCTTTTTCCGAGGCGGTGTTGGAGCATCCCGACTTGGTGAAGAAATACCTGGGCTCGGTGGTCCCCTACAGCGACAACTATTTCGCCACGCTCAACTCGGCCGTGTTCAGCGACGGCTCCTTCGTCTACATCCCGAAGGGCGTGCGCTGCCCGATGGAGCTCTCCACCTATTTCCGCATCAACGCCTCCGAGACGGGCCAGTTCGAGCGCACGCTGATCGTCGCCGACGAGGGCTCCTACGTCAGCTACCTCGAGGGTTGCACCGCTCCGATGCGCGACGAGAACCAGCTGCACGCCGCGGTGGTCGAGCTGGTCGCCCTGGGCGACGCGCAGATCAAGTACTCGACGGTGCAAAACTGGTACCCCGGCGACAAGGAAGGGAAGGGCGGCATCTACAACTTCGTCACCAAGCGCGGGAAGTGCGCGGGAAAGAACAGCAAGATCTCCTGGACCCAGGTCGAGACCGGCTCGGCGATCACCTGGAAGTATCCCAGCTGCATCCTGCAGGGCGACAACTCGGTGGGCGAGTTCTACTCGGTGGCCGTGACCAACAACTACCAGCAGGCCGACACCGGCACGAAGATGATCCACATCGGGAAGAACACCCGCAGCACCATCGTCTCGAAGGGTATCTCGGCGGGCCACGGGCAAAACACCTACCGCGGCCTGGTCAAGATCAACAAGGGCGCCGAGGGCGCGCGCAACTACTCGCAGTGCGACTCGCTCCTGATGGGCGACAAGTGCGGCGCGCACACCTTCCCCTACATCGAAATCAAGAACAGCTCCGCCCAAATGGAGCACGAGGCGACCACCTCCAAGATCGGCGAGGACCAGCTCTTCTACTGCAAGCAGCGCGGCATCTCGGAGGAAGACGCGGTCAACATGATCGTCAACGGCTTTTGCAAGCAGGTCTTCAAGGAATTGCCGATGGAATTCGCCGTCGAGGCGCAGAAGTTGCTGAGCGTCAGCTTGGAAGGATCCGTCGGTTAA
- a CDS encoding GNAT family N-acetyltransferase — protein MDIQLRPGQAEDAQDCGRICYEAFKNIAERHGFPPDFPSVEAAVGLLSKLFQMPGCFSVVAEREGRPVGSNFLWELSEVAGVGPITVDPKAQDAAVGRRMMEWVLKRAETQGFRSVRLVQAAYHNRSLSLYTKLGFDAMEPLSVMKGAPLKRILPGFTVRPAVEGDLAACNALHRALHGYEREGELRHAIFQGTAQVVEKAGEVAGYATGIGFLGHAVAENNDALKALIAAAPDFGMGIFLLPTRNGSLLRWCLDQGLKVSFPMTLMKRGWYQEPTGAFLPSVLY, from the coding sequence ATGGACATTCAATTACGCCCCGGGCAGGCCGAGGATGCCCAAGATTGCGGCAGGATTTGCTACGAAGCCTTCAAAAATATCGCTGAGCGACATGGTTTCCCCCCTGATTTTCCCTCAGTGGAGGCAGCAGTGGGCCTCCTTTCCAAGTTGTTCCAAATGCCGGGCTGTTTTTCCGTTGTCGCAGAGCGAGAAGGCCGGCCCGTAGGCAGCAATTTCCTTTGGGAGCTGTCAGAGGTTGCCGGCGTGGGCCCGATCACGGTGGATCCCAAGGCCCAGGACGCTGCTGTGGGGCGCCGCATGATGGAGTGGGTCCTGAAGCGGGCCGAAACGCAAGGGTTTCGGAGCGTTCGCCTGGTGCAAGCGGCCTATCACAACCGTTCACTTTCGCTTTATACCAAGCTGGGATTCGATGCGATGGAACCCCTATCGGTGATGAAAGGGGCCCCGCTAAAAAGGATCTTGCCGGGATTTACCGTCCGGCCGGCCGTGGAGGGAGATCTCGCGGCCTGCAACGCCTTGCATCGTGCCCTACATGGTTACGAACGTGAAGGTGAATTGCGCCACGCGATTTTTCAGGGCACGGCGCAAGTAGTGGAGAAGGCAGGGGAGGTCGCGGGTTATGCCACCGGGATAGGGTTTCTCGGCCATGCGGTGGCCGAGAACAACGATGCCCTTAAGGCCCTGATCGCGGCCGCGCCGGATTTCGGCATGGGAATCTTTCTCCTGCCGACCCGTAATGGGTCTTTACTGCGGTGGTGTCTCGATCAAGGCCTGAAGGTATCATTCCCCATGACCCTGATGAAGCGCGGATGGTATCAGGAGCCAACCGGTGCTTTTTTGCCTTCAGTATTGTATTAA
- the sufD gene encoding Fe-S cluster assembly protein SufD, producing MLASYQQAYERSLDPKAPAFLRERRQAGIERFAALGFPNRRMEEWKYTSVEPIASREFQLGGDKEVARFTLEEMHRMAFCVLPGPRLVFLNGHFHPALSDISGLPAGVRCKSLAQALQEDAASLEAHLGRQVEGQGRAFVALNDAFLQNGAYLFLPRGTILPQPIQLLFVSHGNGQAVVSHPRVLVVAEAQSQATLIETYVGQGTYFTNAVTEIAAGEGAVIEHIKLQGESESAFHIASIGVQQSRDSQYTSHSLSLGAALARNDLGTVLGAEGAGATLNGLYMVSGSQHVDNHTNIDHAKPHCTSAELYKGILDGKSQGVFNGRILVRPDAQKTSSQQSNKNLILSDDALINTKPLLEIYANDVKCNHGATIGRLDANQVFYLRSRGIDAALARSILTYAFASDVVALMRQEPLRERLQQWIFARLMPGKEVAA from the coding sequence ATGCTCGCTTCCTACCAACAAGCCTACGAGCGCTCGCTGGACCCCAAGGCCCCGGCCTTCCTCCGCGAGCGGAGACAAGCCGGCATCGAGCGTTTCGCGGCCCTCGGTTTTCCGAACCGCCGCATGGAGGAGTGGAAGTACACCTCCGTCGAGCCCATCGCCTCGCGCGAGTTCCAGCTGGGCGGCGATAAGGAGGTCGCGCGCTTCACCCTCGAGGAGATGCACCGCATGGCCTTCTGCGTCCTGCCCGGGCCGCGGCTGGTCTTCCTCAACGGGCATTTCCATCCCGCCCTCTCGGACATCAGCGGCTTGCCCGCCGGGGTGCGCTGCAAGAGCCTGGCTCAGGCCCTCCAGGAGGACGCCGCGAGCCTCGAGGCCCATCTGGGCCGGCAGGTCGAGGGCCAGGGCCGCGCCTTCGTCGCGCTGAACGACGCCTTCTTGCAGAACGGCGCCTATCTCTTTTTGCCGCGGGGGACGATCCTCCCGCAGCCGATTCAGCTGCTCTTCGTCTCCCACGGCAACGGCCAGGCCGTCGTCTCGCACCCGCGAGTCCTGGTGGTGGCCGAGGCCCAGTCCCAGGCCACGCTGATCGAGACCTACGTCGGCCAAGGGACCTATTTCACCAACGCGGTGACCGAGATCGCCGCCGGCGAAGGCGCCGTGATCGAGCACATCAAGCTGCAGGGCGAGAGCGAGTCCGCCTTTCACATCGCTTCGATCGGCGTCCAGCAGTCCCGCGACAGCCAGTACACCTCGCACTCCCTCTCGCTGGGCGCCGCCCTGGCCCGCAACGATCTGGGCACCGTCTTGGGCGCCGAGGGCGCGGGCGCGACCTTGAACGGGCTCTATATGGTCTCGGGGAGCCAGCACGTCGACAACCATACCAATATCGATCACGCCAAGCCGCACTGCACGAGCGCCGAGCTCTACAAGGGCATCCTCGACGGGAAGTCGCAGGGCGTCTTCAACGGCCGCATCTTGGTGCGCCCCGACGCGCAGAAGACCAGCTCGCAGCAGAGCAACAAGAATTTGATCCTCTCGGACGACGCGCTGATCAACACCAAGCCGCTGCTCGAGATCTACGCCAACGACGTGAAGTGCAACCACGGCGCCACCATCGGGCGTCTCGACGCCAACCAGGTCTTCTACCTGCGCTCGCGCGGCATCGACGCCGCCCTGGCGCGAAGCATTTTGACCTACGCCTTCGCCAGCGACGTCGTCGCCTTGATGCGGCAGGAGCCGCTGCGCGAGCGCCTTCAGCAATGGATCTTCGCCCGCCTGATGCCGGGCAAGGAGGTCGCCGCATGA
- a CDS encoding glycosyltransferase family 2 protein — translation MPLTAREKALCLVPCFNEAANLPELLRELQSPALRGRCDLLLLDDGSRDETAELLAGSGLPVIRHPANLGYGAAIKSGLRYARDQCYRHLVVFPGDRQRSIEDLLRLVQEIESGPIDLVVGNKLHAPVSIPWRRALGNRFFSLMARALWRAPFRDVLSGFKAYRVASVAPFLEQLPDRYEFDLVLSLYCGKLGLTVREIPVSVRYHAHSTKMTSEVGVGLKMLKAALKSFYGKAGKPAVVPLGD, via the coding sequence ATGCCCTTGACCGCCCGGGAAAAAGCCTTGTGCCTGGTGCCTTGCTTCAACGAGGCGGCCAACCTGCCGGAGCTGCTGCGCGAGCTTCAATCCCCGGCACTGCGCGGGCGCTGCGATCTCCTCTTGTTAGACGACGGCTCCCGCGACGAGACCGCCGAGCTCTTGGCAGGCTCCGGCCTTCCCGTGATCCGCCACCCCGCCAATTTGGGCTACGGCGCCGCGATCAAGAGCGGCCTGCGCTACGCGCGCGACCAGTGCTATCGCCACCTCGTCGTCTTTCCCGGCGACCGGCAACGCTCGATCGAGGACCTGCTGCGCCTGGTGCAAGAAATCGAGAGCGGCCCCATCGACTTAGTGGTCGGCAACAAACTGCACGCCCCCGTCTCGATTCCCTGGCGGCGCGCCCTCGGCAACCGTTTCTTCAGCCTCATGGCCCGCGCCCTCTGGCGGGCGCCCTTCCGCGACGTCCTCTCCGGCTTCAAGGCCTACCGCGTCGCCTCGGTGGCGCCCTTCCTCGAGCAGCTCCCCGACCGCTACGAATTCGACCTGGTCCTCTCCCTGTACTGCGGCAAGCTGGGGCTGACCGTGCGCGAGATCCCCGTCTCGGTGCGCTACCACGCCCATTCCACCAAGATGACCAGCGAGGTGGGCGTCGGCCTGAAGATGCTCAAGGCCGCGCTGAAGAGCTTCTACGGCAAGGCCGGCAAGCCCGCCGTCGTCCCGCTAGGAGATTAG